Proteins encoded in a region of the Sphingomonas japonica genome:
- a CDS encoding response regulator, with amino-acid sequence MSLGQQLAPHLPFLRRYGRALTGSQTHGDRYVRATLEAIVEAPDQFPRDVDPRLGLYRTFQAIWGSTNTDGDDLEEIGGDDAEAIARARLARIAPVSRQALLLTAMEGFTVEDTAYLIDRDSEEVDRLVSDALAEIEQQTRARVLIIEDEPIIAMDLEAIVRDVGHDVTGVAVTRDEAVALAMEDRPGLVLADIQLADDSSGIDAVKDILAKFNVPVIFITAFPERLLTGERPEPTFLITKPFQRSTVKAAISQALFFDQSTVPVA; translated from the coding sequence ATGTCGCTTGGTCAGCAGCTTGCGCCGCACCTCCCCTTTTTGCGCCGCTACGGCCGCGCTCTCACCGGCAGCCAGACGCATGGCGATCGCTATGTCCGTGCGACGCTGGAGGCGATTGTCGAGGCGCCGGATCAATTTCCGCGCGACGTCGATCCGCGTCTGGGCCTGTACCGCACCTTCCAGGCGATCTGGGGATCGACCAATACCGACGGGGACGACCTCGAGGAAATCGGGGGCGATGATGCAGAGGCGATCGCGCGCGCCCGGCTGGCGCGGATTGCGCCGGTATCGCGCCAGGCGCTGTTGCTGACCGCGATGGAGGGTTTCACCGTCGAGGACACGGCCTATCTGATCGATCGCGACAGCGAAGAGGTCGATCGGCTGGTCAGCGATGCGTTGGCCGAGATCGAGCAGCAGACGCGCGCACGAGTGCTGATCATCGAGGATGAGCCGATCATCGCCATGGATCTCGAAGCGATCGTGCGCGATGTCGGACATGACGTGACCGGAGTCGCTGTCACGCGCGACGAGGCGGTGGCGCTTGCGATGGAAGATCGCCCGGGGCTGGTGCTGGCCGACATCCAGCTCGCCGACGACAGCTCGGGGATCGACGCGGTCAAGGATATCCTGGCCAAGTTCAACGTGCCAGTGATCTTCATCACCGCCTTCCCCGAGCGCCTGCTGACCGGCGAGCGGCCCGAGCCGACGTTTCTCATCACTAAGCCGTTCCAGCGCTCGACGGTCAAGGCGGCGATCAGCCAGGCGCTGTTCTTCGACCAATCGACCGTTCCGGTTGCGTAA
- a CDS encoding NepR family anti-sigma factor has translation MEPAKNKAIEPRKTASAKVHRKDKDVGDALRAVYREAIDETIPDEMMTLLDKLG, from the coding sequence GTGGAGCCGGCTAAAAACAAGGCGATCGAGCCGCGCAAGACTGCCAGTGCCAAGGTGCATCGCAAGGACAAGGATGTCGGCGACGCGCTGCGGGCGGTGTATCGCGAAGCAATCGACGAGACGATCCCCGACGAGATGATGACCCTGCTCGACAAGCTCGGGTGA
- the tatC gene encoding twin-arginine translocase subunit TatC: MSEIDQSQAPLLDHLIELRRRLLFSVVAILIAFGACYAVAEHIFSFLVQPLIRAGQGKVVFTQIFEAFFVQVKVAFFAAMMISFPVIANQMWQFVAPGLYRKERQALLPFLLATPVLFTAGAALAYYVTIPVALRFLLGFQGNYGGIQQEALPAVGNYLSFVMQFLFAFGIAFLLPVLLMLLERAGIITRQGLKDFRRYSVVAAFAISAVLTPPDIGSQFLLAIPLMLLYEVAIIGIWFTERKRAQTAEAEPAE; this comes from the coding sequence ATGAGCGAGATCGACCAGAGCCAGGCGCCGCTGCTCGACCATCTGATCGAATTGCGCAGGCGGCTGCTGTTCAGCGTCGTCGCGATCCTGATTGCGTTCGGTGCCTGCTATGCCGTTGCCGAACACATCTTCAGCTTCCTGGTGCAGCCGCTGATCCGGGCGGGGCAGGGCAAGGTAGTCTTCACCCAGATTTTCGAGGCGTTCTTCGTACAGGTGAAGGTTGCTTTCTTCGCGGCGATGATGATCTCGTTCCCGGTGATCGCCAACCAGATGTGGCAATTCGTCGCGCCCGGCCTGTATCGCAAGGAGAGGCAGGCATTGCTGCCGTTCCTCCTCGCCACGCCGGTGCTGTTCACCGCTGGCGCCGCGCTTGCCTATTATGTCACCATCCCTGTGGCGCTGCGCTTCCTGCTCGGTTTCCAGGGAAATTACGGCGGTATCCAGCAGGAGGCGCTGCCCGCCGTCGGAAACTACCTGTCGTTCGTCATGCAGTTCCTGTTCGCGTTCGGGATCGCCTTCCTGCTGCCGGTGCTGCTGATGCTGCTCGAGCGGGCGGGGATCATCACCCGGCAGGGACTGAAGGACTTCCGGCGCTATTCGGTCGTCGCCGCATTCGCGATCTCGGCGGTGCTGACGCCGCCCGACATCGGTTCGCAGTTCCTGCTCGCGATCCCGCTGATGCTGCTCTACGAAGTGGCGATCATCGGCATCTGGTTCACCGAGCGCAAGCGGGCGCAGACTGCCGAGGCCGAACCGGCCGAATGA
- a CDS encoding entericidin A/B family lipoprotein, with protein MRKFLGLAMVAGALMVSACNTVEGVGEDVQSAGSAVEDAAN; from the coding sequence ATGCGCAAGTTTCTGGGTCTCGCGATGGTTGCCGGTGCGCTGATGGTAAGCGCGTGCAACACGGTCGAAGGTGTCGGCGAAGACGTGCAATCGGCAGGCTCGGCAGTCGAGGACGCCGCCAACTAA
- a CDS encoding twin-arginine translocase TatA/TatE family subunit, translated as MGGFSLMHWLVVGVLVILLFGGARFSNMMGDVAKGIKNFKKGMEDDDKPAEPSRIDAQPAAKPAFDHDADRVREER; from the coding sequence ATGGGTGGTTTCAGCCTGATGCATTGGCTGGTGGTCGGGGTCCTCGTGATCCTGCTGTTCGGCGGGGCGCGTTTTTCGAACATGATGGGTGACGTCGCCAAGGGCATCAAGAACTTCAAGAAGGGCATGGAAGACGACGACAAGCCGGCCGAGCCGAGCCGCATCGACGCCCAGCCTGCCGCCAAACCGGCATTCGATCATGACGCGGACCGGGTCCGCGAAGAGCGCTGA
- the tatB gene encoding Sec-independent protein translocase protein TatB, whose protein sequence is MLDFNPTEFLVVGIVALLVIGPKDLPKAMRFVGQWVGKARGIARQFRSGFDSMMREAELAEMEKKWAEENARIMRDFPQTSDPLAPAPKQAALEAPAAERAAPPLADDARPADSVERPVIHDATAAPAAGDKPQK, encoded by the coding sequence ATGCTCGACTTTAACCCTACCGAGTTTCTGGTCGTCGGCATCGTCGCGTTGCTGGTGATCGGGCCGAAAGACCTGCCCAAGGCGATGCGCTTCGTCGGGCAGTGGGTCGGGAAGGCGCGCGGCATCGCGCGGCAGTTTCGGTCGGGGTTCGATTCGATGATGCGCGAAGCCGAACTTGCCGAGATGGAAAAGAAATGGGCCGAGGAAAATGCGCGGATCATGCGCGATTTCCCGCAGACGTCCGATCCGCTCGCGCCTGCGCCGAAGCAGGCAGCGCTCGAAGCACCCGCGGCCGAGCGCGCCGCTCCGCCGCTCGCCGATGACGCCCGCCCGGCCGATTCGGTCGAACGTCCGGTGATCCACGACGCCACCGCTGCGCCCGCCGCCGGGGACAAGCCGCAGAAATGA
- a CDS encoding bifunctional [glutamine synthetase] adenylyltransferase/[glutamine synthetase]-adenylyl-L-tyrosine phosphorylase — MVTTAAIFDAMARAQRHSDFLGMAARRFPDLLDDPLALLADPIAAAFAGTQDFAEGKALRLARRRLAWLVAIGDLSGSYDFRRVTAILTRFADMALDRAIRTAMLERTPDAEPGGFAAIALGKQGSFELNYSSDIDPVLIFDPQTLPCRPREAADEAAVRIGKRVVDLLQTRDGDGYVLRVDLRLRPSPEATPIALPVDAAIGYYESQALPWERAAYIRARAAAGDIALGQRFLDAIRPFIWRRSLDFGAIGELREITSRIRDHYAQGQAFGPGYDLKRGRGGIREVEFFTQVHQLIHGGRDPELRAPATLDALERLSEAGWVEPETARALGDAYVALRTAEHRVQMIDDRQTHCLPEDQAALDRVAALDGVGDGAALLAWLRPHVDCVGRLYDAIEPEASDRLPGDDAALLARLEAIGFDDDPESAAQRIAVWRQARYPALRSAAAQAALEAVLPGLMAALGGAPQPAAAIVRLDAMLARLPSAINFFRLIEAEPGLARLLSAILSHAPTLAEQLGRRADLLDGLIDASAFDAVGTVEQLAADMARGEAGADYQALLDHVRRVVNERRFALGAQIVAGAADPLDVARGYARVAEAAVEVLARATVTEFARAHGKLPDGELVILALGRLGGGALTHASDLDLIYCFSGDYAAESDGARPLGAVHYYNRLAQRVTAALSVATASGPLYDVDTRLRPSGTQGPLAVSLDGFAQYQREQAWTWEHMALTRARPVFGSPSARAQAGAIIAAVLEGDRPQRDVRSEAAAMRDEMAAHKPPTGPLDAKLSPGGLVDLEFAVHTVQLIARTGFNPRLDRAIAALAAHGLLPQEFVAAHDFLTRLLVTLRLVAPDAGEPPESTRLLVARALSLPDWPAVVATFAATRQEVLATWQKISKGAPQ, encoded by the coding sequence ATGGTGACCACGGCGGCAATATTTGATGCGATGGCGCGCGCGCAGCGTCATTCCGACTTTCTCGGCATGGCGGCTCGGCGGTTTCCCGATCTGCTCGACGATCCTCTTGCTCTGCTCGCAGATCCGATTGCCGCGGCGTTCGCGGGCACGCAGGACTTCGCTGAAGGCAAGGCACTGCGCCTCGCGCGGCGCAGACTGGCATGGCTGGTCGCGATCGGCGACCTGTCGGGCAGCTATGACTTTCGCCGGGTGACGGCCATCCTGACGCGTTTTGCAGACATGGCGCTCGATCGCGCCATCCGCACCGCGATGCTCGAGCGTACCCCCGACGCCGAGCCCGGCGGGTTCGCGGCGATCGCGCTCGGCAAGCAGGGAAGTTTTGAACTCAACTATTCGTCGGACATCGATCCGGTGCTGATCTTCGATCCGCAAACGCTGCCGTGCCGCCCGCGCGAGGCCGCCGACGAGGCCGCGGTGCGCATCGGCAAGCGCGTCGTCGACCTGTTGCAGACGCGCGATGGCGACGGCTACGTGCTGCGCGTCGATCTGCGGCTGCGGCCTTCGCCGGAAGCCACGCCGATCGCGCTGCCGGTCGATGCCGCGATCGGCTATTATGAATCGCAGGCCCTGCCATGGGAACGCGCCGCCTATATTCGCGCGCGTGCGGCGGCGGGCGACATCGCCCTGGGGCAGCGGTTCCTCGACGCGATCCGGCCGTTCATCTGGCGGCGCTCGCTCGATTTCGGCGCGATCGGCGAATTGCGGGAGATCACCAGCCGCATTCGCGACCATTATGCGCAAGGCCAGGCATTCGGCCCCGGCTATGACCTCAAGCGCGGCCGCGGCGGCATTCGCGAGGTCGAATTCTTCACGCAGGTCCACCAACTGATCCATGGCGGCCGCGACCCGGAATTGCGCGCGCCCGCGACGCTCGACGCGCTCGAACGGCTGAGCGAGGCGGGGTGGGTCGAGCCTGAAACCGCCCGGGCGCTGGGCGACGCCTATGTCGCGCTGCGCACCGCCGAGCATCGCGTGCAGATGATCGACGACCGCCAGACGCACTGCCTGCCTGAGGACCAGGCGGCGCTCGACCGGGTCGCGGCGCTCGACGGGGTCGGCGACGGCGCGGCGCTGCTGGCGTGGCTGCGCCCGCACGTCGATTGTGTCGGCCGCCTCTACGACGCGATCGAGCCCGAGGCGAGCGATCGGCTGCCCGGCGACGATGCCGCGCTGCTCGCCCGGCTCGAGGCGATCGGGTTCGACGATGACCCGGAGTCCGCCGCGCAGCGCATCGCCGTGTGGCGCCAGGCGCGCTATCCGGCACTGCGCAGTGCCGCGGCGCAGGCGGCGCTGGAAGCAGTGCTGCCGGGGCTGATGGCGGCGCTGGGCGGGGCGCCGCAGCCCGCGGCCGCGATCGTCCGCCTCGACGCCATGCTGGCGCGATTGCCCAGCGCGATCAACTTCTTCCGCCTGATCGAGGCGGAGCCCGGGCTCGCCCGGCTGCTCAGCGCGATCCTCAGCCACGCGCCGACACTGGCCGAACAACTGGGCCGCCGCGCCGACCTGCTCGACGGGCTGATCGACGCGTCGGCGTTCGATGCGGTCGGTACGGTCGAGCAATTGGCGGCAGACATGGCGCGCGGCGAGGCGGGGGCCGACTATCAGGCACTGCTCGATCACGTCCGGCGTGTTGTCAACGAACGGCGGTTCGCGCTGGGAGCGCAGATTGTCGCGGGCGCCGCCGATCCGCTCGACGTCGCGCGCGGCTATGCACGCGTCGCGGAGGCGGCGGTCGAGGTGCTCGCGCGCGCCACCGTCACCGAATTCGCGCGCGCGCACGGCAAATTGCCCGATGGGGAACTCGTCATCCTCGCGCTGGGCAGGCTCGGGGGAGGCGCGCTCACCCACGCGTCCGACCTCGACCTGATCTACTGCTTCAGCGGCGATTATGCGGCCGAATCGGACGGCGCCAGGCCGCTCGGCGCAGTGCATTACTATAATCGGCTGGCACAGCGGGTGACGGCGGCGCTGTCGGTAGCGACGGCATCGGGACCGCTCTACGACGTCGATACCCGCCTGCGTCCTTCGGGGACGCAGGGGCCGCTCGCCGTATCGCTTGACGGGTTCGCGCAGTATCAGCGTGAGCAGGCGTGGACATGGGAGCATATGGCGCTGACCCGCGCGCGTCCGGTGTTCGGATCGCCGTCGGCGCGGGCGCAGGCGGGCGCGATCATCGCGGCGGTGCTGGAAGGAGATCGCCCGCAGCGCGACGTGCGGTCGGAAGCGGCGGCGATGCGCGACGAGATGGCGGCGCACAAGCCGCCGACCGGACCGCTCGACGCCAAGCTGTCGCCCGGCGGGCTGGTCGATCTCGAATTCGCGGTTCACACCGTCCAGCTGATCGCGCGCACCGGCTTCAACCCGCGCCTCGATCGCGCGATCGCGGCGCTGGCGGCGCATGGCCTGCTACCCCAGGAGTTCGTCGCGGCGCATGATTTCCTCACCCGCTTGCTGGTCACGCTGCGGCTGGTGGCGCCCGATGCCGGCGAACCGCCCGAATCGACGCGGCTGCTGGTGGCGCGCGCGCTGTCTTTGCCCGATTGGCCTGCCGTGGTTGCGACGTTCGCCGCGACCCGCCAAGAGGTGCTGGCGACTTGGCAGAAGATTTCGAAAGGTGCGCCGCAATGA
- a CDS encoding sigma-70 family RNA polymerase sigma factor: MSDSDDSNAQEERVEPVEHVSLSDGDFKQQLALVIPHLRAFGRSLSGSRDLADDLVQETLLKAWAARKRFQAGTNMRAWTFIILRNLYLSQMRRARFKGEWDDLVADRLLAAPASQDRHVELTDMQRALMHLPQPQREALILVGAGGFAYEEAAEICHVAVGTIKSRVARGRVALEAILSDGSLPSRREHSFEDGKSALDTIMGDVEQLSRDR, encoded by the coding sequence ATGAGCGACAGCGACGATTCCAATGCGCAGGAAGAACGCGTCGAGCCGGTCGAGCACGTGTCGCTGTCGGACGGCGACTTCAAGCAGCAGCTTGCGCTGGTCATTCCGCACCTGCGCGCCTTCGGGCGGTCGCTGTCGGGTAGCCGCGACCTCGCCGACGATCTCGTGCAGGAAACGCTGCTAAAGGCATGGGCTGCGCGCAAGCGGTTTCAGGCGGGCACCAACATGCGTGCCTGGACCTTCATCATCCTGCGCAATCTCTATCTCTCGCAGATGCGCAGGGCGCGGTTCAAGGGCGAGTGGGACGATCTCGTCGCCGATCGGCTGCTTGCCGCACCTGCCAGTCAGGATCGTCATGTCGAGCTGACCGACATGCAACGCGCGCTGATGCACCTGCCGCAACCGCAGCGCGAGGCGCTTATTCTGGTGGGAGCCGGAGGCTTTGCCTATGAGGAAGCGGCCGAAATCTGCCATGTCGCGGTCGGCACAATCAAGAGCCGCGTGGCGCGGGGACGCGTCGCGCTGGAGGCCATCCTCAGCGATGGGTCGCTGCCGTCGCGGCGCGAGCACAGTTTCGAGGATGGCAAGAGTGCGCTCGATACGATCATGGGCGATGTCGAGCAGCTAAGCCGCGATCGCTGA
- a CDS encoding sensor histidine kinase — protein sequence MSAARPMALTRLPTGAKMFLILSGALLPLALIAIFATLQTTRIADQETRARLRVATVEVSRTLSIQLGGDIAAVRDAVDALAADPNDALACARVTGAFAPLADAAQFAIRDRGGRLLCGGGLAASAPVPAPGVPIAIEFRDGRGMLVGISGRGGTATGGVFFPVQALGELAEPSGFASVYGVDLLSDGNTLSLRRDAAVGAFARVERARAPVAIADLVVELTVPSAAITSPLIVAMLLPLLMWAAAASIGWFVVDRLLIRPLRRLRAQVGAYAPGRDFEPAPYRRAPAQEIAELGDTFGDITRTVRLHEADLADGLVRQTKLTREVHHRVKNNLQVIASLINFHSRSATTPEAAEAYASIQRRVDALAVVHRYHFAEMEVSRGLELRPVLGELASNIRATAPEEAARLAIALEVEPVLVNQDVAVAVAFLVTELVELAMLINPVSQIRIAVRSTEDGRATLRVVSTSLIESDALEHLLATRYGRVITGLGRQLRSALHHDPLTGAYDITIPITGKT from the coding sequence ATGAGTGCGGCCCGGCCGATGGCGCTGACCCGGCTGCCGACCGGCGCCAAGATGTTCCTGATCCTCAGCGGCGCGTTGCTTCCGCTGGCGTTGATCGCCATCTTCGCCACTCTCCAGACGACCCGGATTGCCGACCAGGAAACCCGCGCGCGGCTGCGCGTGGCGACGGTCGAGGTCTCGCGCACCCTGTCGATCCAGTTGGGCGGCGACATCGCCGCAGTGCGCGACGCCGTCGATGCACTGGCGGCCGATCCGAACGACGCCTTGGCATGCGCGCGCGTGACGGGTGCATTCGCGCCGCTTGCCGATGCCGCGCAATTCGCAATTCGCGATCGTGGAGGCCGGCTGTTGTGCGGCGGCGGGCTGGCGGCGTCCGCGCCGGTCCCGGCGCCGGGCGTTCCGATCGCCATCGAGTTCCGGGACGGCCGGGGCATGCTGGTCGGCATTTCCGGCCGCGGTGGTACGGCGACAGGCGGCGTGTTCTTTCCCGTGCAGGCGCTGGGGGAACTCGCGGAACCGAGCGGGTTCGCATCGGTCTATGGCGTCGACCTGCTGAGCGACGGCAACACGCTGTCGCTTCGCAGGGATGCTGCGGTCGGTGCCTTCGCGCGTGTCGAGCGCGCCCGCGCGCCCGTGGCGATTGCCGACCTCGTCGTCGAGCTGACCGTGCCGAGCGCGGCGATCACGTCGCCACTGATCGTCGCTATGCTGTTGCCGCTGCTGATGTGGGCGGCGGCGGCCAGCATCGGCTGGTTCGTGGTCGACCGGCTGCTGATCCGCCCGCTGCGGCGGTTGCGCGCGCAGGTCGGCGCCTATGCTCCCGGTCGCGATTTCGAACCGGCGCCCTATCGCCGCGCCCCCGCGCAGGAGATCGCCGAACTCGGCGATACGTTCGGCGACATTACGCGCACCGTGCGCTTGCATGAGGCCGATCTTGCCGACGGGCTGGTTCGCCAGACCAAGCTGACGCGCGAAGTCCATCACCGCGTCAAGAACAACCTCCAGGTTATCGCCAGCCTGATCAACTTTCATTCGCGCAGTGCGACCACGCCGGAAGCCGCCGAAGCCTATGCGTCGATCCAGCGCCGCGTCGATGCGCTGGCGGTGGTGCATCGGTACCACTTCGCCGAAATGGAAGTCAGCCGAGGACTCGAATTGCGTCCGGTGCTCGGCGAGCTGGCGTCGAATATCCGCGCCACCGCACCCGAGGAAGCCGCGAGACTGGCGATCGCGCTGGAAGTCGAGCCGGTGCTGGTCAATCAGGACGTCGCGGTCGCGGTGGCATTTCTGGTGACCGAACTGGTCGAGCTGGCCATGCTGATCAACCCGGTCAGCCAGATCCGCATCGCCGTTCGGTCGACCGAGGACGGCCGCGCGACGCTGCGGGTGGTATCGACCTCGCTGATCGAAAGCGATGCGCTTGAGCATCTGCTCGCCACCCGCTACGGCCGCGTCATCACCGGCCTGGGACGGCAGCTGCGGTCGGCGCTGCACCACGATCCGCTGACCGGCGCCTATGACATCACGATCCCGATCACCGGCAAAACCTGA